The Geobacter metallireducens GS-15 region GATCATCGCGGAGTACGGCGAGGAGCAGTTCGCCGCCACCGGCCTCGTGGGAAACGAACTCGTCCTTGCCCGGGCAGTGGGGTGCCCTTCCTGTGGCCAGACCGGCTACCGCGGCCGCCTCGGTATCCACGAGGTGCTCGAATGTACGGATGGTCTGAAAAGCCTGATAAAAAAGCGGTCTGAAACCGAACTTATCCGCCGCCTGGCCATGGACGAAGGGATGACGACCCTTCGTCAGGACGGCATACTTAAGGTCTTACAGGGCCTCACCGACATCCACGAGGTCCGCAAGGTTTGTCTGAAATGATGTTTGTGTAAACCAGAAAAGATTTGCATTTTTGCCATCTTTCCTATACATTACCCCCTCCACGGCATGTCCGCTAACTCCCCACCGGATGGTCCCATACGCACCATGAAAACGCTCCAAGAGCTGCGTCGTGATATCGACGCCATTGATGATCAGATCCTGGATCTTCTTAACAGCCGCTCCCGGCTGGCCATAGAGGTCGGCAAGGTCAAAGCGGGAGAGAACCGCGACTTCCACGTCCCGAGCCGTGAACGGGAAATCTATGAGCGGCTTGCGGCCGGGAATTCTGGACCCTTCCCGAACGAGGCGGTCCGGAGCGTCTTCCGGGAGATCATTTCTGCTTCCCTTGCCCTCGAATCCCCCATGAAGGTTGCCTTTCTCGGCCCCAAGGCGACGTTCACTCATCTTGCTTCCCTGCAGCATTTCGGCCTGTCGGCGGAACTCGTCCCCCAGAAGTCTATCCCTGCTGTTTTCGAGGAGGTCAGCAAGGGGCGTTCCCTCTACGGCGTGGTTCCGGTGGAAAACTCCACCGAGGGGATGGTTTCCCACACCCTCGACATGTTCATGGAGAGCGATCTCAAAATCAACGCGGAGATACTCCTGGAGGTTTCCCATGATCTCCTCTCCCGCACCGGCCGCTTGGAGGATGTGAAGAAGGTCTACTCCCACCCCCAGGCCATTGCCCAGTGCCGCAACTGGCTCGACGAGAATCTGTCGGGCGTGCCGGTGGTGGATGTGGCCTCCACGGCCCTGGCGGCCCAGATCGTCGGGGAGGACTATACCGCCGCCGCCATTGCCAGCGAGTTTGCTGCGGCGCTGTATGATCTGAAAGTGGTGCGCCACAGGATCGAGGACCAGGTGAACAACTTCACCCGCTTCCTGGTTGTGGGGCGGAAAATGGCAGATCGGTGCGGCGACGACAAGACCTCCCTCATGTTTTCGGTCAAGGACGAGCCGGGAATCCTCCACCGGATGCTGGAGCCCTTTGCCAAACGGGGGGTCAACCTGTCCAAGATCGAGTCGCGCCCCCTCAAGAAAAAGGCCTGGGAGTACATATTTTTCCTCGATCTGGCCGGCCACATCTCAGATCCGGTGGTGTCCGACGCGGTCCAGGAACTGAAGAACTACTGCCAGTTTGTCAAGATCCTCGGATCATACCCCCGGGCGAAATAGCCGTTGGATACAATGCCCTTCATCCATAGATTAGCCATCATCGGCGTTGGCCTTATCGGCGGCTCCCTGGCCCGCATCCTGCGAGAGAAGGGGGCGGTGGGGGAGATTGTCGGAATCGGGCGCGGCGAAGCAAACCTGCGCAAGGCGGTGGAACTTGGGGTTATCGATCGGTACTCCCTGGATTCCGTAGCCGGCGTCGAGGGTGCTGACGTCGTTTTCCTGGCCACGCCGGTCTGCTCCATTCCTTCCATAACGGCCGAGATTGCCCCCCATCTGGCTCCCGGTTGCGTGGTGACCGACGGGGGGAGCGTGAAGGAAGAGATTGTTTCCGCCTGCGAACCCCTCATGCCGAACGGGATTCATTTCGTCGGCGGGCACCCCATCGCCGGCACCGAGCACTCGGGTGTGGAAGCGTCGTTTTCCTCCCTCTATGTGGGAAAGCGCTGCATCGTGACCCCTACCTCCCGTACCAGCCAGGATGCCCTTGCCAAGGTGGTGCGGATGTGGGAGGTCGCCGGTTCCGAAGTGGTCATCATGGATACGGAGAAGCACGACCGGGTGCTTGCGGCCATTTCCCATCTCCCCCACATGGTTGCCTATGCTCTGGTGAATGCCGTTGAAGGGTACGACCGCTTCGAGGAGAGTATCCTTCGCTACTCCGCCGGCGGGTTCCGCGACTTTACCCGGATAGCCTCGTCGGACCCGGCCATGTGGCGGGACATCGCCCTCATGAATCGGGAAGCGGTCATCGAAATGATGGACCATTTTGCCGCATACTTTGCGAGACTCCGGGAGTTGGTGGCAGCGGCCGACGCCCCTGGACTCGAACGCTTCTTCCGGGAATCGAAGGAAAGCAGAGACGCTATTCTGTAGGGAAGGCAGTTCCTAAATCTCAGCCAAGGTGGTTAATCGTGCAGAGCTATACCGTTCGGCCGGCCAAGGGGATTCGTGGCGAGATCACCGTTCCCGGCGACAAGTCCATATCCCACCGTTCCATCATGCTCGGTTCCATTGCCCGCGGGGAAACCACGGTGCGCGGCTTTCTCCGGGGCGAGGACAATATTGCCACCCTGAACGCCTTCCGGGCCATGGGCGTTGTCATCGACGACGACGGCGAGACGCTCCGCATCGCCGGGAAAGGACTTCGTGGCCTCGCGGAACCGACGGACGTCCTTGACTGCGGCAATTCCGGGACTTCCATGAGGCTTCTGACCGGTCTTCTGGCTCCCCAACGGTTCTACTCGGTGCTGTCCGGCGACCAGTACCTGCGGCGCCGTCCCATGCGGCGGGTGGTGGAGCCCCTCTCACGGATGGGTGCCTGCATTCATGGTCGTGAAGGAGGGGAAAAGGCGCCCCTTGCCATTGTCGGACGGGACCTGAAAGGGATCTCCTACACGTCGTCCGTTGCGAGTGCCCAGGTGAAGTCGGCGCTCATGCTGGCCGGGCTCTATGCAGAAGGTGAGACGCGGGTTACCGAGCCGCACCTTTCCCGGGATCACTCGGAGCGGATGTTTCGCCACTTCGGAGCCGACATCGAGAACGGCCCCGCCGGAGTAGTCGTCCGCGGCGGCCGGGAGTTGGAAGGGCGGGACATTATAGTTCCCGGAGATATCTCGTCTGCCGCCTTCTTCATGGTGGCGGCCCTCATCGTCCCCGGCTCCGAGCTTCTCATCCGCGGGGTCGGGGTGAACCCGACACGCACCGGCATCATCGACATCCTGACCGCCATGGGAGGCTCCCTGGAGTTGCTCGACCAGCGGGAGGTTTCCGGAGAGCCGGTTGCCGATATACTGGTACGCTCGTCTCGCCTCAAGGGGATTGAAATTGCCGGCGAGGTGGTCCCCCGGGCCATCGATGAATTCCCCGTCATCTGTGTCGCCGCTGCCGTGGCCGAGGGGCGCACTGTCGTCAGGGAGGCCCGGGAACTCCGTGTCAAGGAGACCGACCGGATTGCCGCCATGGCCACCAACCTGCGGGCGGTAGGTGTGACGGTCACCGAAAGCGAAGACGGCATGGATATCGAGGGGGCGGAGCAGATTGCCGCAGGCACCGTGGAGAGCTTCGGCGATCACCGGATCGCCATGTCGATGCTCATCGCGGGCCTCACGGCAGGGGGCGATATTACCGTTACCGACACCGAGTGTATCGGCACGTCGTTCCCCACGTTCTTCCCGCTGCTCGAAAAGGTTGCGGCCCGGTGAGCGGCGTGGGAAGACGGGGACTCATCATAGCCATTGACGGACCCTCCGGCGCAGGGAAGAGCACCATCACCAAGCGCCTGGCCGACCGCCTCGGCTATGTCCACATCGACACCGGCGCCATGTTCCGGGCAGTGGCTCTCGTTGCGAAACGGGCAGGCCTGGACGGTGCCGACGACGAGTCCCTTGAGCGGTTGTGCCGTGGGATAGAGATCGATTTTTTTCGCAACAACGGCTGCTGCCGCGTCATCGTCAACGGCGAGGATGTGACCGAAGCCATCAGGACGCCGGACATCAGTTCCCTGACATCGGCCATCTCGGCCCGCAAGGTCGTCCGTGATTTTCTTCTGACGCTCCAACGCCGTATGGGGAATGAAGGGGGCGTGATCCTGGAGGGGCGGGACATCGGCACCGTGGTTTTCCCCAATGCTGATGTCAAATTCTTCCTCTCTGCGTCGGTGGAGGAGCGCGGACGACGCCGCTGGCTCGAATTGACGGGCAAGGGCGTGAATGTCACCTTGGAAGACACGGTTTCGGCCGTCGCCCTGAGGGATAAACAGGATTCGGGGCGCGAGCATGCTCCCCTCAGGCGAGCCGATGACGCCATAGACGTCGATTCGACCGGCCTTTCCATAGATCAGGTGATCGCCATCATGGAGGGGATGGTCCGGGAAAAGGAGCAGGCCCACAGCGTCTGCGCCCCCTGAAAAACCAACGAATAAAGAACACTCTGGAGTCTCAATCATATGGAAATAATTCTGGCCAAGCGGGCCGGCTTTTGCTTCGGCGTTAAACGGGCCACCCAGATGGCCTTCGAGGCGGCCGAAAAAGAGGGGAAAACCTACTCCCTCGGTCCCATAATCCACTCGCCTCAGGTGGTGCACCGGCTTGAGGAGATGGGTGTTAAGGTTCTCAAGGGGCTCGGCGAAATAACCGACGGGACCATCATAGTCCGTTCCCACGGCGTGACTTCGGAGGAGTTGGAAGAGGCGGTCCGGAAGGAACTTGAAGTCGTCGATGCCACCTGTCCCTTTGTCAAGAAGGCCCAAGAGAATGTTCAGAATCTCTCCGAGGCCGGTTACGAAGTGGTTGTTGTGGGGGATGCCGATCATCCCGAGGTCCAGGGGATCGTTTCCTACGCCAAGGGGAAGGTTTGCGTGGTCGGGTCCGAGGAGGAAGCGGCACGGTTGCCGAAGATGAAGAAGATCGGCATAGTCGCCCAGACCACTCAATCTTTCGATAATCTGAAGCATGTGGTCCTCGAATGTCTTCGCAAGGGGGCAGAAATTCGCATCTTCAACACCATCTGTGATGCGACGGCCGTGCGCCAGCAGGAGGCGACGGCTTTGGCCCGCACGGTTGACTGCATGATCGTTATCGGTGGCTACAACAGCGCCAATACCAAACGCCTCGCCGAGGTCTGCGCTGAACTCCAACCCCGGACCCATCAGATTGAGACGGCCCAGGAGATCAACCCTGCCTGGTTCGAGGGGGTAGCCAAGGTGGGGGTGACCGCCGGAGCGTCAACTCCCAAGTGGCTCATCGATGAGGTGATCGAGCGGATCAGAGAGATTGATAGTGCTAAAACTAGTTGAATTTTCAAATAGATATGTGTTACGTTTGCATATCCTAATCCACAAACGATTCAGGGAGGCCAGCTTTAATGAGTGAAGACAAGGACATGAAGAACCGCAACGCCATGACGATCAAGCGATTCGTCGATGTGGAGGAGGATGGGGAGCACGGGGGGTCGGGGGAGTTCGCCGAGCTTTTCCAGGAGAGCATCAAGCAGCACCGCGTGGGAGAGGTCGTCACCGGCAAGGTTGTTCACATCAGCAATGAATTTGTGCTTGTCGACATCGGCTACAAGTCCGAGGGGTGCATTGCCATAGACGAATTCCTTGACGAAGACGGCAATCTGACCGTCAAGGTCGGCGACGAAGTGAAGGCGCTCTTCGAGCGGAAGGAGAACCAAAAGGGGTATGCGGTTCTCTCGCGGCGCAAGGCCGAGCGTCTGGCCGTCTGGGATGTTATCGATGAAGCCGGCGGCGAAGGTGGCATCATCGAAGGCAAGATTACCGGTAAGGTAAAGGGTGGGCTTACCGTCGATATCGGCGTTCAGGCTTTCCTTCCCGCCTCCCAGGTCGATCTCCGGCCCGGGGGCAACCTCGACAAATACATCGGCACCACCGACCGGTTCAAGGTCCTCAAGCTCAACAAAAAGCGGGGCAATATCGTTCTCTCCCGCAGGGTACTCATGGAGGAGGAACGGGAGTCTTCGCGCAAAGAGACCCTCGCCACCCTTGCCGAAGGGCAGGTCCGTGAAGGGGTGGTCAAAAATATTACCGATTATGGCGCCTTTGTGGACATCGGCGGTGTTGACGGCCTCCTCCACGTGACCGATATGTCGTGGGGCCGCCTCGGGCATCCTTCCGAGATTCTCAAGCCGGGCGACAAGCTGAATGTCAAGGTGCTCAAGTACGACCAGGAAAAAGGGAAAATCTCCCTTGGCCTCAAGCAGGTTACCCCTGACCCCTGGGTCTCCGTAGAGCAGAAGTACAACCAGGGCGACCGGGTAAAGGGGAAGGTTGTGAGCCTGACCGATTACGGGGCATTTATCGCCCTGGAGGACGGGGTAGAGGGGCTTGTCCATGTCTCTGAAATGTCCTGGACCCGCAGGCTGCGTCATCCCTCGGAAATCCTTACCGTGGGCGACGAGGTGGAAACGGTGGTCCTCGGTGTCGATATGGGCAATCGCCGTATCTCCCTCGGCCTTAAGCAGGTGCAGGTGAACCCCTGGACGCAGCTTGAGGAGAAGTACCCCGTGGGCACCAAGCTTGAGGGGCAGATCAAGAGCATCACCGACTTCGGTGTTTTCATCGGCATCGAAGAGGGGATCGACGGTCTTGTCCATGTCTCCGACATCTCGTGGACAAAACGGATCAAGCACCCGGGTGAAGTGTTCACCAAGGGGCAGACGGTCCAGGCTGTCGTGCTGAACATCGACCCCGAGAACGAGCGCCTCTCCCTCGGCATCAAGCAGCTTCTGCTCGATCCCTGGAGCGAGATTCCGGTCAAGTATCGTCCCGGTACCCGCGTTCACGGCAAGGTCACGTCGGTCACCGACTTCGGTGTCTTCCTGGAGATCGAGGAAGGGATCGAAGGGCTCATTCACGTGTCTGAACTTTCACGGGAAAAGGTGGCATCTCCCAAGGAGTTCACCAATGTCGGCGACGAACTTGACGCGGTGGTGCTCAGCGTCGACGAGTCGGAAAAGAAAATTGCCCTTTCCATCAAATCTCTCCAGATGGCGGCTGAAAAAGCAGAGATCGAGTCGTACATGCAGGCCCAGGGTGAGGCCACGTCCAACCTCGGCGAGCTTCTCAAGGTGGGGTTCCGGAAAAACGGTGACGGAAACGACTAACCGCGCTGGTGCTGTTAACGTGAATGAGCATGAGCCGACCGGGTAGGCAATCCCGGCGGAACTTCCGCAGGAGGGGGGCGGGCCGCTGGCCCGGCTCACGGAACCTTGCAGCAAGGAGTGCATGAATGACGAAAAGTGAACTGGTAGAACAGTTGGCAGAGAAGAATACGTGGCTTACCCGCAAGGATTCGGAGATGATAGTGAACCTTGTCTTCGACAGCATCAGCGATGCGCTCAAGAGGGGCGAAAAGGTGGAGATTCGCGGCTTCGGCAGTTTTACCGTCCGCGAGCGCGGCGCCCGCGAAGCGAGAAATCCCAAGAGTGGTGATGTTGTGAAGATCCCCGCCAAGAAAACGCCGTTCTTCAAGACCGGCAAGGAACTTCGCGAGCGGGTCAACACCAAGGAAGAGTAGATTTTCTTAGCCCGAATGGTGGAATTGGTAGACACAAGGGACTTAAAATCCCTCGACACTTAGTGTTGTGCCGGTTCGACCCCGGCTTCGGGCACCAATGGATGGGCGTGAAGGGGCTTTGCTTTCAGTGGCTGAGCCCCTTCTCTTTTTGGATGGGATAAATGACCGATGAACGAATGACCAGGTTCCTGCACCGTTTCGCTGCTGCTGCCGAGGCCCATGCCGCTGCCATGGAAGCCATGGACGAGAATAAGGTCAACCGGCACGCGTTTGTGCTCCAGGGGCTTTATCGCGAAATAGTGCTGACAGGGGAAGCGGGGAGAGAGGGTCTCCTTGCCCTTGTGGACAGCGACCGAAAGGCTGTGGCGGGGATGGCGGCAGTCTACTCGCTCCGCTACTGCCCCGAGCGTGCCATTACCGTGCTTCGCAGGCTTTCCGCTGAAGAGGGGCTCTTGGGTTTTCGGGCAGGCATGGCCCTTGAGCGCTGGGAGCGGGGAGAGTGGAATCTTGAGTGAGGGAAACTATAGTTGACAGATTTTGTAAGGTATGATACCTGACATATGTACAGCTATTCAGTGAGACGAGTGTCTGCCAGAGAAGGTCGGCACTCGTTCTGTTTCCACTCCCGTTGAGGGGACGCTGTCCCCGGGAAGGATCGCCAATGTTCGCACGCCTGCATGAGGATATCCAATCGGTCAAAGAACGGGACCCCGCCGCCCGCAGCAGCGTTGAGGTCTTTTTCTGCTACCCCGGCCTTCACGCCATCTGGTTCCATCGGTTTGCCCACTGGTTCTGGATGCGTGAGTTCTTTTTTCTCGGCCGATTTCTCTCGCACATTGGTCGCTTCTTTACCGGCATCGAGATCCATCCCGGCGCCACCATCGGGCGGCGGCTCTTCATCGACCACGGCATGGGGGTGGTGATCGGCGAGACGGCCGAGATCGGCGACGATGTCACCATCTACCACGGGGTCACCCTTGGTGGCGTGAGCCTGGAGAAGAAGAAGCGCCATCCCACGGTGGATAACAATGCAGTCATCGGCTCCGGCGCCAAGGTGCTCGGCCCCTTTACGGTTGGGGTGGGGGCGAAGATCGGCTCCAACTCGGTGGTGGTGAAGGAGGTGCCGGCGAACGCAACGGTAGTCGGCATTCCGGGACGGGTGGTCATGGCTGCCGATGAGCCGGCCAAGAAAGCAGACTTCGAGCACGGGAAGCTTCCCGACCCGGAAGCGAAAGCCATTTCGTGCCTCTTCGATCAACTGCGGGAACTGGAGCGCAAGTATGCCGATCTTGCGGACGAACATGCCGCGCTCAGGCGTCGGGTGGAGTCAGGGAAGTAGTTCTACTGTGTCACCTTGTGTCGGCGGATGGCGTCGGAAAGGAGCGGAGCTCTCGCTCCGAACCGATCCAGCGTCACTAGCCGGTCTTCGTGGCATGTGAACAGCTATTCCCGAGGCTTTCCCTCCGCTGATACCGGAGGTGGTTTCTTGCGGGGATCGGTTCTCCGCGAGAGCTCCGCCCCTTCCGGGAACCAGTGGTGGGAAAGGTGACAACGTAGAAGGAGAAGAGGCTGATTTATGCGGCTTTCGACACGGGCACAGTATGCGGTTCGGGCCATGGTGGATCTTTCCCTCCACTCGGAGGGGAGACCGGTCTCGCTCAAGGATATTGCCCTGCGGGAGGATATTCCCCTCAACTATCTGGAGCAGCTCTTCAACCGGCTGCGCCGCGGTGCCATCGTGGAGAGTGTGCGGGGACCCGGGGGAGGATACCTCCTGGCCCGGGAGAGTTCGGCAATCCGGGTGGGGGAGATCGTGGCCACGGTTGAGGAACCCCTGACGCCGGTTTCGTGCATGGACAAGGGGAAGGGGCGTTGCACCCGGACGGCCGCCTGCACCACCCACAATGTCTGGGAGATGCTCGGCGAGCGGATCAGAACCTTTCTCGATTCCATTACCCTGGAGGACCTGGTAATCGAGGCACGGGGGCGCGGAGGCGAGGAGTGAGGGCGGTATTGCCCGCATTTGAGACTGCATGATGATCTATCTGGACCACAATGCGACAACGCCGGTCCACCCTGATGTGGTGGAGGCGTTGTTGCCGTTTCTGCAGGGGAAGTTCGGCAACCCGTCCAGCATCCACTGGGCCGGTCGGGCCGTGAAGGGGGCGGTGGAGGAGGCCCGGGAACAGGTGTCGGCGCTCGTGGGATGCGAGCCGGGTGAGGTGGTGTTCACCTCGTCGGGAACCGAGGCCGACAACATGGCCATCAAGGGGGTCGCTGCGGCCCTTGGGGGGCGCGGCAACCACATCGTCACCACCCAGGTGGAGCACCCAGGAGTGGCAAACCCCTGCCTCTACCTGGAGAGTCTCGGTTTCGAGGTGACCCGCGTGACCGTGGACCGGGACGGCCTTCTGGACCTGGAGCGGCTGGAGGCGGCCATCACCGACCGGACCATTCTCATCTCGGCCATGGCCGCCAACAACGAGACCGGCGTCCTCTTCCCGGTACGCGAGATCGGTGAGATTGCAGCGTGCCGCCGTGTCTATTTCCACTGCGACGGGGTCCAGGCGGCCGGCAGGATTCCACTCTCGGTCCGGGATGACAGCATCTCGTTTCTGGCCCTCTCGGGGCACAAGCTCTATGCCCCGAAGGGGATAGGAGCCTTGGTGGTGCGGCGCGGGGTGAAGTGCCACCCGCTGATCCATGGTGGCTCCCAGGAGCGCAACCGCCGCGGAGGGACCGAGAACGTGGCCGGCATCGTGGCCTTTGGCAGGGCGTGCGCCATTGCCCGCGAAACCATGAATGGCGAAATGGGGCGGATTAAAGGATTGCGCGACCGGTTGGAAGAGGGGATACTGTCACGGGTTTCCGGCGCCTGCGTGAACGGCCACCGGGAGCAGCGGCTCCCCACCACTACCAATATCACGATTCCCGGTGTGGAGGCCGATTCGCTCCTCATGGCACTGGACCTGGAGGGGATAGCTGCGTCATCGGGCTCCGCGTGCAGTTCCGGCACCCTCAAGCTCTCGCCGGTCCTGGCCGCCATGGGACGCACTCCCGAGGAGGCCAAGGGTTCGGTGCGGTTCTCGCTGGGGAAGGGGAATACCGTCGAGGAGATAGACCGGGTGCTGGCGGTTCTGCCGGCCATCGTTGCCCGGTTGCGGGGAGAATCATGACGGAAAAAGCGAGAAAACGGATTGTCGTCGCCATGAGCGGCGGGGTCGATTCGTCGGTGACGGCGGCGCTCCTGAAGGAGGAGGGGCACGAGGTCATCGGCATCTCCATGCAGGTCTGGGATTACTCCAAATTCAGCGCCCCGGAGGGAGAGAAGTTCGACACCTGCTGCTCCCTGGATGACATCCACGACGCCCGCCGGGTGGCGGAGCAGATCGGGATCCCCTTCTACGTGGTGAATTTCGAGGAGGAGTTCCAGCGGCTGGTCATTGACGACTTTGTGGACGAGTATTTTCGGGGGCGAACCCCCAACCCCTGCGTGCGGTGCAACCAGCGGGTGAAGTTTGAGCTCTTGCTCCGGAAGGCCCGGGAGCTGGGAGCCGACCTCCTGGCCACTGGCCACTACGCCCGGATCGAGCGTGGTGGTGACGGTCTGTTCCATCTCCTGCGGGGGGATGATCCCGGCAAGGACCAGAGCTACTTCCTCTTCACCCTCACCCAGGAGCAGCTTGCCCGGGTCACCTTCCCCTTGGGGGGGATGACTAAGCCGGAAGTGAGGCAGCTGGCGACCCGGTTCGGCCTGCGGGTGGCAGAGAAGGGGGAGAGCCAGGAGATCTGCTTTGTCCCGGACAACGATTACGTCCGGTTTCTGGAGGATGAGCGGGGCGCAGGTCAACTGGTCGGGGAGATTGTCGACCGGGCTGGCACCGTACTGGGACACCACGAAGGGACCTACCGCTACACCGTGGGGCAGCGCCGGGGGCTCGGCATTGCCCATCCCCATCCCCTCTACGTGGTGGGGGTCGATGCGGAGCGGCGGCAGGTGATTGTCGGGCCCAAGGAGGAACTCCTGGCCCCGGGGCTCGTGGCCACGGATGTGACGTGGGTCATTGCCCTGGCAACGGAGACCCTGGAGGCAGCGTGCAAGATCCGCTACCGGCACCATCCCGTGCCCTGCACGGTGACGGTTCTTGCCGGCAACCGGGCACAGGTCCGGTTCCGGGAGCCGGAGAAGTCGGTCACGCCGGGGCAGGCGGTGGTCTTCTACCACGGTGACGAGGTGCTCGGTGGCGGTTGGATCGATGCGGCGATGACCGAGGGGTAGCGGAAGAGGGATTCATGCAGAGAGTGGCGATTTCAACCCTGGGTTGCAAGATCAACCAGTTCGAGTCGGCGGCCATGACCGAGAGCCTCGGTAGGGAAGGGTTCCGGGTGGTCCCCTTTGACGAGGATGCCGACATTTACGTGATCAACACCTGCACGGTGACCGCGAAAACCGATGCCGAGTCGCGGCGCCTGATTCGTCGCGCCCTGCGCCGCAATCCCGCGGCCCGGGTGGTGGTGACCGGCTGCTACGCCCAGGTGGCCCCCGATGCGGTGAAAGATCTTCCTGGCGTGGCTCTGG contains the following coding sequences:
- the pheA gene encoding prephenate dehydratase, yielding MKTLQELRRDIDAIDDQILDLLNSRSRLAIEVGKVKAGENRDFHVPSREREIYERLAAGNSGPFPNEAVRSVFREIISASLALESPMKVAFLGPKATFTHLASLQHFGLSAELVPQKSIPAVFEEVSKGRSLYGVVPVENSTEGMVSHTLDMFMESDLKINAEILLEVSHDLLSRTGRLEDVKKVYSHPQAIAQCRNWLDENLSGVPVVDVASTALAAQIVGEDYTAAAIASEFAAALYDLKVVRHRIEDQVNNFTRFLVVGRKMADRCGDDKTSLMFSVKDEPGILHRMLEPFAKRGVNLSKIESRPLKKKAWEYIFFLDLAGHISDPVVSDAVQELKNYCQFVKILGSYPRAK
- a CDS encoding prephenate dehydrogenase; translation: MPFIHRLAIIGVGLIGGSLARILREKGAVGEIVGIGRGEANLRKAVELGVIDRYSLDSVAGVEGADVVFLATPVCSIPSITAEIAPHLAPGCVVTDGGSVKEEIVSACEPLMPNGIHFVGGHPIAGTEHSGVEASFSSLYVGKRCIVTPTSRTSQDALAKVVRMWEVAGSEVVIMDTEKHDRVLAAISHLPHMVAYALVNAVEGYDRFEESILRYSAGGFRDFTRIASSDPAMWRDIALMNREAVIEMMDHFAAYFARLRELVAAADAPGLERFFRESKESRDAIL
- the aroA gene encoding 3-phosphoshikimate 1-carboxyvinyltransferase, which gives rise to MQSYTVRPAKGIRGEITVPGDKSISHRSIMLGSIARGETTVRGFLRGEDNIATLNAFRAMGVVIDDDGETLRIAGKGLRGLAEPTDVLDCGNSGTSMRLLTGLLAPQRFYSVLSGDQYLRRRPMRRVVEPLSRMGACIHGREGGEKAPLAIVGRDLKGISYTSSVASAQVKSALMLAGLYAEGETRVTEPHLSRDHSERMFRHFGADIENGPAGVVVRGGRELEGRDIIVPGDISSAAFFMVAALIVPGSELLIRGVGVNPTRTGIIDILTAMGGSLELLDQREVSGEPVADILVRSSRLKGIEIAGEVVPRAIDEFPVICVAAAVAEGRTVVREARELRVKETDRIAAMATNLRAVGVTVTESEDGMDIEGAEQIAAGTVESFGDHRIAMSMLIAGLTAGGDITVTDTECIGTSFPTFFPLLEKVAAR
- the cmk gene encoding (d)CMP kinase gives rise to the protein MSGVGRRGLIIAIDGPSGAGKSTITKRLADRLGYVHIDTGAMFRAVALVAKRAGLDGADDESLERLCRGIEIDFFRNNGCCRVIVNGEDVTEAIRTPDISSLTSAISARKVVRDFLLTLQRRMGNEGGVILEGRDIGTVVFPNADVKFFLSASVEERGRRRWLELTGKGVNVTLEDTVSAVALRDKQDSGREHAPLRRADDAIDVDSTGLSIDQVIAIMEGMVREKEQAHSVCAP
- a CDS encoding 4-hydroxy-3-methylbut-2-enyl diphosphate reductase, whose amino-acid sequence is MEIILAKRAGFCFGVKRATQMAFEAAEKEGKTYSLGPIIHSPQVVHRLEEMGVKVLKGLGEITDGTIIVRSHGVTSEELEEAVRKELEVVDATCPFVKKAQENVQNLSEAGYEVVVVGDADHPEVQGIVSYAKGKVCVVGSEEEAARLPKMKKIGIVAQTTQSFDNLKHVVLECLRKGAEIRIFNTICDATAVRQQEATALARTVDCMIVIGGYNSANTKRLAEVCAELQPRTHQIETAQEINPAWFEGVAKVGVTAGASTPKWLIDEVIERIREIDSAKTS
- a CDS encoding 30S ribosomal protein S1 yields the protein MSEDKDMKNRNAMTIKRFVDVEEDGEHGGSGEFAELFQESIKQHRVGEVVTGKVVHISNEFVLVDIGYKSEGCIAIDEFLDEDGNLTVKVGDEVKALFERKENQKGYAVLSRRKAERLAVWDVIDEAGGEGGIIEGKITGKVKGGLTVDIGVQAFLPASQVDLRPGGNLDKYIGTTDRFKVLKLNKKRGNIVLSRRVLMEEERESSRKETLATLAEGQVREGVVKNITDYGAFVDIGGVDGLLHVTDMSWGRLGHPSEILKPGDKLNVKVLKYDQEKGKISLGLKQVTPDPWVSVEQKYNQGDRVKGKVVSLTDYGAFIALEDGVEGLVHVSEMSWTRRLRHPSEILTVGDEVETVVLGVDMGNRRISLGLKQVQVNPWTQLEEKYPVGTKLEGQIKSITDFGVFIGIEEGIDGLVHVSDISWTKRIKHPGEVFTKGQTVQAVVLNIDPENERLSLGIKQLLLDPWSEIPVKYRPGTRVHGKVTSVTDFGVFLEIEEGIEGLIHVSELSREKVASPKEFTNVGDELDAVVLSVDESEKKIALSIKSLQMAAEKAEIESYMQAQGEATSNLGELLKVGFRKNGDGND
- a CDS encoding integration host factor subunit beta — its product is MTKSELVEQLAEKNTWLTRKDSEMIVNLVFDSISDALKRGEKVEIRGFGSFTVRERGAREARNPKSGDVVKIPAKKTPFFKTGKELRERVNTKEE
- the cysE gene encoding serine O-acetyltransferase, which encodes MFARLHEDIQSVKERDPAARSSVEVFFCYPGLHAIWFHRFAHWFWMREFFFLGRFLSHIGRFFTGIEIHPGATIGRRLFIDHGMGVVIGETAEIGDDVTIYHGVTLGGVSLEKKKRHPTVDNNAVIGSGAKVLGPFTVGVGAKIGSNSVVVKEVPANATVVGIPGRVVMAADEPAKKADFEHGKLPDPEAKAISCLFDQLRELERKYADLADEHAALRRRVESGK
- a CDS encoding Rrf2 family transcriptional regulator codes for the protein MRLSTRAQYAVRAMVDLSLHSEGRPVSLKDIALREDIPLNYLEQLFNRLRRGAIVESVRGPGGGYLLARESSAIRVGEIVATVEEPLTPVSCMDKGKGRCTRTAACTTHNVWEMLGERIRTFLDSITLEDLVIEARGRGGEE
- a CDS encoding cysteine desulfurase family protein; protein product: MIYLDHNATTPVHPDVVEALLPFLQGKFGNPSSIHWAGRAVKGAVEEAREQVSALVGCEPGEVVFTSSGTEADNMAIKGVAAALGGRGNHIVTTQVEHPGVANPCLYLESLGFEVTRVTVDRDGLLDLERLEAAITDRTILISAMAANNETGVLFPVREIGEIAACRRVYFHCDGVQAAGRIPLSVRDDSISFLALSGHKLYAPKGIGALVVRRGVKCHPLIHGGSQERNRRGGTENVAGIVAFGRACAIARETMNGEMGRIKGLRDRLEEGILSRVSGACVNGHREQRLPTTTNITIPGVEADSLLMALDLEGIAASSGSACSSGTLKLSPVLAAMGRTPEEAKGSVRFSLGKGNTVEEIDRVLAVLPAIVARLRGES